In the genome of Hyphomonas sp. Mor2, one region contains:
- a CDS encoding Na+/H+ antiporter subunit E, translating into MGYFLGLITVLIALWLGLSWDYSLKPVIASLGAVSIVLSAILAYRFDILDREGSPYGRLIQLMAYWVWLMGEIFKANWVVIKACLRSTLDINPALVKIKTGCESDLARTVFANSITLTPGTVSVEIEGDKILVHALYEEEAGPGAFDEMDRRSREASDGRQKS; encoded by the coding sequence GTGGGCTATTTTCTAGGATTGATCACTGTTCTGATCGCGCTGTGGCTCGGACTGTCTTGGGACTACTCTCTCAAACCGGTCATCGCCTCGCTCGGCGCGGTTTCCATTGTGCTCTCAGCCATCCTCGCCTACCGCTTTGACATCCTCGACCGAGAGGGCTCGCCCTATGGTCGGCTGATCCAGCTGATGGCCTATTGGGTCTGGTTGATGGGCGAGATTTTCAAGGCCAACTGGGTGGTCATCAAGGCCTGTCTGCGGTCTACGCTCGACATCAATCCGGCGCTGGTAAAGATCAAGACAGGCTGTGAAAGCGATCTCGCGCGCACGGTCTTCGCCAACTCGATCACGCTCACCCCGGGCACGGTCAGCGTGGAGATCGAAGGTGACAAGATCCTGGTCCACGCCCTCTATGAAGAAGAAGCGGGCCCTGGGGCATTCGATGAAATGGATCGCCGCTCGCGCGAAGCCTCCGATGGGAGGCAGAAATCATGA
- a CDS encoding monovalent cation/H+ antiporter complex subunit F, whose translation MIGAAALALVVAIALMLIRALSGPTLYDRVLAVNSLGTKIILLLGVIGFLTGRPDFLDISILYALINFVSTIAILKFFRYRSFQVPLIRRGRGGPQ comes from the coding sequence ATGATTGGCGCCGCTGCCCTCGCTCTGGTCGTGGCGATCGCCTTGATGCTGATTCGAGCCTTGAGCGGTCCGACCCTTTACGATCGTGTCCTGGCCGTGAACTCGCTGGGAACCAAAATCATCCTCTTGCTCGGGGTGATCGGGTTTCTGACGGGTCGTCCCGACTTCCTTGATATTTCTATACTTTATGCGCTGATCAATTTCGTTTCGACGATCGCGATCCTGAAATTCTTCCGCTATCGCTCCTTCCAGGTGCCGCTGATCCGGCGCGGGCGGGGAGGGCCTCAATGA
- the mnhG gene encoding monovalent cation/H(+) antiporter subunit G — MTELIEFWNAFRPALGSALVLVGAVLAVIGTIGVLRFPDFYTRLHAASVTDTAAATLAIVGMALLAPSLAVVVKLAVVWLFLFLTGPTSSHALANAAHTAGLQPMIGRLSEEDGGSQ; from the coding sequence ATGACCGAATTGATCGAATTCTGGAACGCCTTTCGACCCGCGCTCGGCTCCGCCCTGGTGCTGGTTGGCGCCGTGCTCGCCGTCATCGGGACGATTGGTGTCTTGCGCTTCCCGGATTTCTATACGCGCCTGCACGCGGCCAGCGTGACCGATACTGCGGCAGCGACCTTGGCGATTGTCGGCATGGCTTTGCTGGCGCCAAGCCTGGCGGTCGTGGTGAAACTCGCTGTGGTCTGGCTGTTCCTGTTCCTGACCGGGCCAACCTCATCCCACGCGCTCGCCAATGCCGCGCACACGGCTGGGCTGCAGCCGATGATCGGTCGCTTGAGTGAAGAAGATGGAGGCAGCCAGTGA
- a CDS encoding DUF2336 domain-containing protein, whose product MSDPIEFEDHAGEGGLARRTLMRRLIDFIAMPASQVAPQDRSMGGDILLDMLFHATDSDRLLCASRIAALSDAPRRLLRYLAQCNIDIARPLLEESESFDSSDLLEIIDQVTSDHRILIAKRKRVPSAVSDQLARRGEVSAVKALILNKGAELSETAIDILVERSRKEGELSSLLITRLELKPAQAMAMFWWSDRETRRTILQRHAADRSEMVNMCSDVFAIAAKEGWSDPVARKTLQLIERRQRNRQAIERSEFDSLEHAIETAAAEGMTPELVEEIGYLAGIKPVTSAKILDDTGGEGIAVLCKATGLKRPSLKNIWIALKRPLESEDGSPHMQYEHLMETYDLLSVAKAQTTLRYWNWSLSSSYSPGQAQAPSMDDGHANDESAFSTSRRTASLVFGS is encoded by the coding sequence ATGAGCGATCCTATTGAATTCGAAGATCACGCCGGTGAAGGCGGTTTGGCACGGCGAACGCTCATGCGTCGTCTGATCGATTTTATTGCGATGCCCGCCTCGCAGGTCGCGCCGCAGGACCGCTCGATGGGCGGGGATATCCTGCTCGACATGCTGTTTCACGCAACCGACTCTGATCGGCTGCTCTGTGCCTCGCGAATTGCCGCCCTTTCAGATGCCCCGCGCCGATTGCTGCGCTATCTGGCACAATGCAATATCGACATTGCACGTCCGCTCTTGGAAGAGAGTGAGTCCTTTGACAGTTCAGACCTGCTTGAGATCATCGACCAGGTGACGTCCGACCACCGCATTCTAATTGCCAAACGTAAGCGGGTGCCGTCCGCGGTGTCGGATCAGCTGGCAAGGCGAGGGGAAGTCAGTGCGGTAAAAGCGCTTATTCTGAACAAGGGCGCCGAATTGTCTGAAACCGCGATCGATATCCTGGTTGAACGGTCGCGCAAGGAAGGCGAGCTCAGCAGCCTTCTGATCACCCGCCTCGAATTGAAACCGGCGCAGGCCATGGCGATGTTCTGGTGGTCGGATCGGGAGACGCGCCGCACCATTCTGCAACGCCATGCTGCGGATCGCTCCGAAATGGTCAATATGTGCTCCGACGTGTTCGCAATCGCGGCCAAGGAAGGATGGTCTGATCCCGTCGCGCGCAAGACGCTGCAGCTGATCGAACGCCGGCAGCGCAACCGCCAGGCGATCGAACGGAGCGAATTCGATAGTCTCGAGCACGCCATTGAGACAGCCGCCGCCGAGGGCATGACACCGGAACTGGTGGAAGAGATCGGTTATCTTGCCGGGATCAAGCCCGTGACGAGCGCCAAGATCCTAGACGACACAGGCGGCGAGGGGATCGCGGTACTGTGCAAGGCGACCGGTTTGAAGCGACCGTCCTTGAAGAATATCTGGATCGCTCTGAAACGTCCGCTGGAGAGCGAGGATGGCTCGCCGCACATGCAGTATGAGCATTTGATGGAGACCTACGACCTGCTGAGCGTGGCCAAGGCGCAGACCACGCTGCGATACTGGAATTGGTCGCTCTCGTCTTCTTATTCACCGGGTCAGGCGCAGGCGCCCAGCATGGATGATGGCCATGCCAATGACGAATCTGCGTTTTCAACTTCGCGCCGAACCGCCAGCCTTGTATTTGGAAGCTAG